Proteins from one Bactrocera neohumeralis isolate Rockhampton chromosome 3, APGP_CSIRO_Bneo_wtdbg2-racon-allhic-juicebox.fasta_v2, whole genome shotgun sequence genomic window:
- the LOC126754238 gene encoding vascular endothelial growth factor receptor 1 isoform X7, with protein MRLPHTSIRHTSLRRSGGLNKTSIFAALLLLCLTTLWRVQAAPQLFPTNDDEEFRRNDAVEYGAPLITPLMDYVTLELNTNYTIRCEADEPLSWRLPGDTVDYDEQTFNTGDPQRPHGSMLYLQDISSKNLGNYYCIKKSSIPNRLDAMQDEELVELVNNYKASSIYIYVNDPVNLLSQNEFPVISALQYQDTVIPCKPTMPDIEVLLTTSHGETFSSENTGRYNPQRGFVVEIRGVTDGGSYVCRPKVPSPLNDEEEQTFEIFFSASTKYIEKPIITSNSRGHVNVGENFTLNCYVKIAFDVSYSTEWKTPPGVDEDRMIKTIPTFINKTSTHQVGEAKLTILNAKKSDSGLYECICTDHSKNVGRNNYQMTVLNRDEGYINISEPSGYYKIASSANKKVQINVKYRGYPFPTLTWYKPDNTQIHPSKKYIINTTDTSITLQIVNAQLEDSGEYVIRAKNELLVKELKFNVSISDKPKVTVEDVYVQAGEEAHLQCKVLSFPFAVVSWVFTPCSISPRWPSCNKRMDQNFNSTRNAQPGATAVEYIHDLFFTPEKPGIMHCLAVNPKGMGEGKGHVLIGDINENMTIYGTDENKKIARGDEVTLTCAALSYYFSDDLDWYKDGELVEEDSSNFVISNSSSSYSYQKTLVIENIQDRDQGSYECRARNANNPDMQETKYRSIFVNEPLAPIMRYTNLDENDKMERKLGDALQLECKPEAIPAAEVHWYKDDVELNNSSYVNILDDGSKLIIQYIKPEHEGAYKCVASNRLGSAEVSSAVKITNLPRMRVGWILAILFFFIFLIALVIYLCVRVMRERKRLRDYKAAGLANFEDGAVEHINPALTLDEQADLLPYDRAFEFPREKLKLGKQLGAGAFGVVLKAHAEGIRPDEKETVVAVKMVKRIADNEVMRALVTELKILVHLGPNLNVVNLLGAVTKNIAKRELMVIVEYCRYGNVQNFLLRNRKRFINQINPETDKIDPTITKQRFSDNFELNRDGVRYVNLAFANHQYVNHMNNMNNNYTANNRRNSDEDPRSGTRAGRPNSTGYLRQSDLYEGHVDSCATEQTVMTTIPEDDDNVLSNNSVQPAWRSNYKPDSTEAMTITTTQLVSWAFQVARAMDYLSSRKVLHGDLAARNILLCEDNVVKICDFGLARSMYKSENYKKQGEAPLPIKWLALESLSDHIFSTYTDVWSFGIVLWEFFSLAKVPYPGMDPNQSLYLKIKDGYRMEKPPYANNELYDIMLECWSTNPESRPLFNVLEKYFARMLGEDVTNHYVDLNDTYLRANMDNANTKPTDYLSLMGSPDEMAPAPPRYVNGHILPEIRIQPSTSDDYLNMSIETGTTIFSPTRPKDYQNSNDDTNTTTTSFTFPDNTAPTAPPISQHSPTLVNNLDSPINKHRKKEGIQPEEIPMLTGTHHNSDDGGDSPEQDRKFAKNILQQHVRATPTPSPRHHIAETELSGSDNYVNVNSPKKLNNNGARAADAFSNPSYQILKTVSKDVDNK; from the exons CGCCACAATTATTTCCAACAAACGACGACGAGGAATTCCGTCGTAATGATGCTGTCGAATACGGTGCACCGTTAATCACACCTCTAATGGACTATGTAACACttgaattaaatacaaattatacaaTACGTTGTGAGGCCGATGAACCATTATCGTGGAGACTACCTGGTGATACTGTTGATTACGACGAGCAAACATTTAACACTGGTGATCCACAACGTCCCCATGGCAGTATGCTATATCTACAGGATATATCTAGCAAGAATTTGGGTAATTACTATTGCATAAAAAAATCGAGTATTCCAAATAGACTAGACGCAATGCAGGACGAGGAACTTGTAGAGTTGGTTAATAATTATAAAGCGTCCTCAATTTACATATACGTTAATG ATCCCGTTAATCTTTTGTCACAAAATGAATTTCCGGTAATTAGTGCGCTACAGTACCAGGATACGGTCATACCATGCAAACCAACTATGCCCGACATAGAAGTGCTGCTAACCACGTCGCATGGTGAA ACATTTTCCAGTGAAAATACCGGCCGCTATAATCCCCAGCGCGGTTTCGTCGTCGAAATACGCGGCGTTACCGATGGCGGCAGCTATGTGTGCCGACCGAAAGTGCCGTCTCCATTAAATGATGAGGAGGAACAAACCTTTGAGATCTTTTTTAGTG CGAGTACGAAATATATTGAGAAACCGATTATAACCTCAAATTCCCGTGGACATGTGAACGTTGGTGAAAATTTCACGCTGAATTGCTATGTGAAAATCGCCTTTGATGTTTCCTACTCAACAGAATGGAAAACACCGCCAGGAGTTGATGAG GACCGCATGATTAAAACTATaccaacatttataaataaaacatccACACATCAAGTCGGCGAGGCAAAATTGACAATACTAAACGCTAAGAAATCGGATTCTGGTctttatgaatgcatttgcacGGACCATTCGAAAAATGTTGGACGCAACAATTATCAAATGACAGTTTTAA ATCGCGATGAGGGCTATATCAACATTAGTGAGCCTTCCGGTTATTACAAAATCGCCAGTAGCGCGAATAAAAAGGTGCAGATCAATGTTAAATATCGCGGTTATCCGTTTCCTACGCTTACTTGGTACAAACCAGACAACACGCAAATTCATCCatccaaaaaatatatcatCAACACCACCGACACTTCGATTACGCTGCAAATTGTGAATGCACAACTGGAGGACAGTGGTGAATATGTGATACGCGCCAAGAATGAATTGCTGGTGAAAGAGTTGAAATTCAATGTGAGCATCAGCGACAAACCCAAAGTAACAGTCGAGGATGTGTATGTGCAGGCTGGCGAAGAAGCACATCTACAATGCAAAGTGTTATCCTTTCCTTTCGCCGTAGTCTCATGGGTATTTACACCGTGTAGCATATCGCCGCGTTGGCCTTCGTGCAACAAGCGAATGgatcaaaattttaat TCTACACGAAATGCGCAACCAGGCGCAACGGCCGTTGAATATATACATGACCTATTTTTTACGCCAGAAAAGCCGGGTATTATGCATTGTTTAGCAGTAAATCCGAAAGGTATGGGTGAAGGTAAAGGTCACGTGCTTATTGGCgacataaatgaaaatatgacCATATACGGTACGGATGAGAATAAGAAAATTGCACGCGGTGATGAGGTGACACTCACGTGTGCTGCTCTCTCTTATTACTTCTCTGACGATCTGGATTGGTATAAAGATGGCGAATTGGTGGAAGAGGACAGCAGCA ATTTTGTCATCAGCAACTCTTCAAGCAGCTACTCGTATCAAAAAACATTGGTAATCGAAAATATACAAGATCGCGATCAGGGCAGTTATGAGTGTCGTGCACGTAATGCAAACAATCCCGATATGCAAGAAACTAAATATAGGAGCATTTTTGTTAATG AACCCTTGGCTCCAATCATGCGGTATACCAATCTTGATGAGAATGATAAAATGGAGCGCAAACTAGGCGATGCTTTACAATTGGAATGCAAACCGGAAGCAATACCAGCAGCGGAAGTACATTGGTATAAGGACGATGTTGAATTGAACAACAGCAGTTATGTGAACATTCTAGACGACGGCAGCAAACTAATTATACAATATATCAAACCTGAACATGAAGGTGCATACAAATGTGTGGCTTCAAATCGTTTGGGTTCTGCCGAAGTGAGTTCGGCGGTTAAAATAACAA ATTTGCCACGCATGCGCGTCGGTTGGATACTCGCCATACTGTTCTTCTTCATTTTCCTTATTGCCCTGGTGATTTATCTATGTGTGCGTGTCATGCGCGAACGAAAGCGTCTGCGTGATTACAAAGCGGCCGGTTTGGCAAATTTCGAAGACGGCGCTGTGGAGCATATAAATCCAGCGCTGACATTAGACGAACAGGCCGATTTATTGCCATATGATCGTGCTTTTGAATTTCCACgtgaaaaacttaaattggGAAAGCAATTGGGTGCCGGCGCCTTTGGTGTGGTGCTAAAAGCTCATGCGGAAGGCATACGACCAGATGAAAAGGAAACCGTAGTGGCTGTGAAAATGGTCAAACGTATTGCTGATAATGAGGTGATGCGTGCACTGGTGACGGAATTAAAGATTTTGGTGCATCTTGGCCCAAATTTGAATGTTGTCAATCTCTTGGGTGCAGTAACCAAAAATATTGCGAAAC gtGAATTAATGGTTATTGTGGAGTACTGTCGTTATGGTAATGTACAAAACTTCTTACTGCGCAATCGTAAACGatttataaatcaaattaaCCCTGAAACGGATAAAATTGATCCAACCATTACTAAACAGAGGTTTTCGGATAATTTCGAGTTAAACCG TGATGGAGTAAGATATGTTAATCTGGCATTTGCAAATCACCAATATGTTAATCATATGAATAATATGAACAATAATTATACGGCAAATAATCGTAGAAACTCCGACGAGGACCCACGCTCCGGCACACGTGCCGGCCGTCCCAATTCCACCGGATATTTGCGTCAATCGGATTTGTACGAAGGCCATGTGGATAGCTGTGCAACGGAGCAGACTGTAATGACCACAATACCGGAGG ACGATGATAATGTCTTATCCAATAATTCTGTGCAACCTGCTTGGCGCTCCAACTACAAACCAGATAGTACAGAAGCCATGACAATTACCACAACACAGCTGGTGAGTTGGGCATTCCAAGTGGCACGCGCCATGGATTATCTGTCATCGCGTAAAGTGTTGCATGGTGATCTGGCGGCTCGTAATATCCTGCTTTGTGAGGATAATGTGGTGAAAATTTGCGATTTTGGCTTAGCACGTTCCATGTATAAGAGTGAGAATTACAAGAAACAAGGCGAAGCGCCGTTGCCTATTAAATGGTTGGCCTTGGAGTCGCTCAGTGATCACATATTTAGCACTTATACTGATGTCTGGTCGTTTGGCATTGTTTTGTGGGAGTTTTTCTCATTGGCCAAAGTACCCTATCCCGGTATGGATCCGAATCAGagcttatatttaaaaataaaagatggTTATCGCATGGAGAAACCGCCATATGCCAATAATGAATTGTATGATATAATGCTGGAGTGTTGGAGTACAAATCCGGAGAGCCGTCCATTATTTAATGTGTTGGAAAAGTATTTCGCACGTATGCTGGGCGAGGATGTGACAAAt CACTATGTTGATTTGAATGACACTTATTTACGCGCGAACATGGATAATGCCAATACCAAGCCAACTGATTATCTGTCGCTAATGGGCTCACCAGACGAAATGGCACCGGCGCCACCACGCTATGTAAACGGCCATATACTGCCTGAAATAC GTATACAGCCATCTACTTCCGACGACTACTTAAATATGAGCATCGAAACTGGTACAACCATTTTCTCACCGACACGTCCCAAAGACTATCAAAATTCAAATGatgatacaaatacaacaacaacttcttTCACCTTCCCAGATAATACAGCACCCACAGCGCCACCAATATCACAACATTCCCCAACCTTAGTGAATAATCTCGATAGTCCAATCAATAAGCATCGCAAGAAAGAGGGCATACAACCGGAGGAGATACCAATGCTGACGGGCACACATCACAATTCCGATGATGGTGGCGACAGTCCAGAGCAAGACCGAAAGTTCGCCAAAAACATATTACAACAACATGTACGTGCTACGCCTACACCGTCGCCACGTCATCACATCGCCGAGACCGAACTCAGCGGCAGCGATAACTATGTGAATGTGAATTCACCGAAAAAGTTGAATAACAATGGTGCGAGAGCAGCGGATGCATTTTCCAATCCCAGTTATCAAATTTTAAAGACTGTTTCAAAGGATGTGGATAATAAATGA
- the LOC126754238 gene encoding vascular endothelial growth factor receptor 1 isoform X1, whose protein sequence is MRLPHTSIRHTSLRRSGGLNKTSIFAALLLLCLTTLWRVQAAPQLFPTNDDEEFRRNDAVEYGAPLITPLMDYVTLELNTNYTIRCEADEPLSWRLPGDTVDYDEQTFNTGDPQRPHGSMLYLQDISSKNLGNYYCIKKSSIPNRLDAMQDEELVELVNNYKASSIYIYVNDPVNLLSQNEFPVISALQYQDTVIPCKPTMPDIEVLLTTSHGETFSSENTGRYNPQRGFVVEIRGVTDGGSYVCRPKVPSPLNDEEEQTFEIFFSGNEPVNPVEMGVDVDLNVDTTNLGDGNIDHENKRIIGVETHNSNILANVVGVTNGDGYVTTQATTLFGYKNAKVVNNYTDDPRTDIDNSDRIVVEENHIYESEPHRSTRLRDTKRPLLKRAAPTTRWHSSRFRGALRSSTKYIEKPIITSNSRGHVNVGENFTLNCYVKIAFDVSYSTEWKTPPGVDEDRMIKTIPTFINKTSTHQVGEAKLTILNAKKSDSGLYECICTDHSKNVGRNNYQMTVLNRDEGYINISEPSGYYKIASSANKKVQINVKYRGYPFPTLTWYKPDNTQIHPSKKYIINTTDTSITLQIVNAQLEDSGEYVIRAKNELLVKELKFNVSISDKPKVTVEDVYVQAGEEAHLQCKVLSFPFAVVSWVFTPCSISPRWPSCNKRMDQNFNSTRNAQPGATAVEYIHDLFFTPEKPGIMHCLAVNPKGMGEGKGHVLIGDINENMTIYGTDENKKIARGDEVTLTCAALSYYFSDDLDWYKDGELVEEDSSNFVISNSSSSYSYQKTLVIENIQDRDQGSYECRARNANNPDMQETKYRSIFVNEPLAPIMRYTNLDENDKMERKLGDALQLECKPEAIPAAEVHWYKDDVELNNSSYVNILDDGSKLIIQYIKPEHEGAYKCVASNRLGSAEVSSAVKITNLPRMRVGWILAILFFFIFLIALVIYLCVRVMRERKRLRDYKAAGLANFEDGAVEHINPALTLDEQADLLPYDRAFEFPREKLKLGKQLGAGAFGVVLKAHAEGIRPDEKETVVAVKMVKRIADNEVMRALVTELKILVHLGPNLNVVNLLGAVTKNIAKRELMVIVEYCRYGNVQNFLLRNRKRFINQINPETDKIDPTITKQRFSDNFELNRDGVRYVNLAFANHQYVNHMNNMNNNYTANNRRNSDEDPRSGTRAGRPNSTGYLRQSDLYEGHVDSCATEQTVMTTIPEDDDNVLSNNSVQPAWRSNYKPDSTEAMTITTTQLVSWAFQVARAMDYLSSRKVLHGDLAARNILLCEDNVVKICDFGLARSMYKSENYKKQGEAPLPIKWLALESLSDHIFSTYTDVWSFGIVLWEFFSLAKVPYPGMDPNQSLYLKIKDGYRMEKPPYANNELYDIMLECWSTNPESRPLFNVLEKYFARMLGEDVTNHYVDLNDTYLRANMDNANTKPTDYLSLMGSPDEMAPAPPRYVNGHILPEIRIQPSTSDDYLNMSIETGTTIFSPTRPKDYQNSNDDTNTTTTSFTFPDNTAPTAPPISQHSPTLVNNLDSPINKHRKKEGIQPEEIPMLTGTHHNSDDGGDSPEQDRKFAKNILQQHVRATPTPSPRHHIAETELSGSDNYVNVNSPKKLNNNGARAADAFSNPSYQILKTVSKDVDNK, encoded by the exons CGCCACAATTATTTCCAACAAACGACGACGAGGAATTCCGTCGTAATGATGCTGTCGAATACGGTGCACCGTTAATCACACCTCTAATGGACTATGTAACACttgaattaaatacaaattatacaaTACGTTGTGAGGCCGATGAACCATTATCGTGGAGACTACCTGGTGATACTGTTGATTACGACGAGCAAACATTTAACACTGGTGATCCACAACGTCCCCATGGCAGTATGCTATATCTACAGGATATATCTAGCAAGAATTTGGGTAATTACTATTGCATAAAAAAATCGAGTATTCCAAATAGACTAGACGCAATGCAGGACGAGGAACTTGTAGAGTTGGTTAATAATTATAAAGCGTCCTCAATTTACATATACGTTAATG ATCCCGTTAATCTTTTGTCACAAAATGAATTTCCGGTAATTAGTGCGCTACAGTACCAGGATACGGTCATACCATGCAAACCAACTATGCCCGACATAGAAGTGCTGCTAACCACGTCGCATGGTGAA ACATTTTCCAGTGAAAATACCGGCCGCTATAATCCCCAGCGCGGTTTCGTCGTCGAAATACGCGGCGTTACCGATGGCGGCAGCTATGTGTGCCGACCGAAAGTGCCGTCTCCATTAAATGATGAGGAGGAACAAACCTTTGAGATCTTTTTTAGTGGTAACGAACCTGTTAATC CTGTGGAAATGGGTGTGGATGTTGATCTTAATGTTGACACAACTAATCTTGGTGATGGCAATATTGATCATGAAAATAAGCGTATCATTGGCGTTGAAACTCATAATAGCAATATCCTAGCAAATGTTGTGGGTGTTACTAATGGTGACGGTTACGTTACGACTCAAGCGACTACACTTTTTGGCTATAAAAACGCAAAAGTAGTTAACAATTATACAGACGACCCGCGCACTGACATTGATAATAGTGACAGAATTGTTGTTGAAGAAAATCATATTTATGAAAGCGAACCACATCGTTCAACACGTTTGCGCGACACAAAAAGACCGCTTTTAAAACGCGCTGCGCCAACAACTAGATGGCATAGTTCACGATTCCGTGGTGCGTTACGAT CGAGTACGAAATATATTGAGAAACCGATTATAACCTCAAATTCCCGTGGACATGTGAACGTTGGTGAAAATTTCACGCTGAATTGCTATGTGAAAATCGCCTTTGATGTTTCCTACTCAACAGAATGGAAAACACCGCCAGGAGTTGATGAG GACCGCATGATTAAAACTATaccaacatttataaataaaacatccACACATCAAGTCGGCGAGGCAAAATTGACAATACTAAACGCTAAGAAATCGGATTCTGGTctttatgaatgcatttgcacGGACCATTCGAAAAATGTTGGACGCAACAATTATCAAATGACAGTTTTAA ATCGCGATGAGGGCTATATCAACATTAGTGAGCCTTCCGGTTATTACAAAATCGCCAGTAGCGCGAATAAAAAGGTGCAGATCAATGTTAAATATCGCGGTTATCCGTTTCCTACGCTTACTTGGTACAAACCAGACAACACGCAAATTCATCCatccaaaaaatatatcatCAACACCACCGACACTTCGATTACGCTGCAAATTGTGAATGCACAACTGGAGGACAGTGGTGAATATGTGATACGCGCCAAGAATGAATTGCTGGTGAAAGAGTTGAAATTCAATGTGAGCATCAGCGACAAACCCAAAGTAACAGTCGAGGATGTGTATGTGCAGGCTGGCGAAGAAGCACATCTACAATGCAAAGTGTTATCCTTTCCTTTCGCCGTAGTCTCATGGGTATTTACACCGTGTAGCATATCGCCGCGTTGGCCTTCGTGCAACAAGCGAATGgatcaaaattttaat TCTACACGAAATGCGCAACCAGGCGCAACGGCCGTTGAATATATACATGACCTATTTTTTACGCCAGAAAAGCCGGGTATTATGCATTGTTTAGCAGTAAATCCGAAAGGTATGGGTGAAGGTAAAGGTCACGTGCTTATTGGCgacataaatgaaaatatgacCATATACGGTACGGATGAGAATAAGAAAATTGCACGCGGTGATGAGGTGACACTCACGTGTGCTGCTCTCTCTTATTACTTCTCTGACGATCTGGATTGGTATAAAGATGGCGAATTGGTGGAAGAGGACAGCAGCA ATTTTGTCATCAGCAACTCTTCAAGCAGCTACTCGTATCAAAAAACATTGGTAATCGAAAATATACAAGATCGCGATCAGGGCAGTTATGAGTGTCGTGCACGTAATGCAAACAATCCCGATATGCAAGAAACTAAATATAGGAGCATTTTTGTTAATG AACCCTTGGCTCCAATCATGCGGTATACCAATCTTGATGAGAATGATAAAATGGAGCGCAAACTAGGCGATGCTTTACAATTGGAATGCAAACCGGAAGCAATACCAGCAGCGGAAGTACATTGGTATAAGGACGATGTTGAATTGAACAACAGCAGTTATGTGAACATTCTAGACGACGGCAGCAAACTAATTATACAATATATCAAACCTGAACATGAAGGTGCATACAAATGTGTGGCTTCAAATCGTTTGGGTTCTGCCGAAGTGAGTTCGGCGGTTAAAATAACAA ATTTGCCACGCATGCGCGTCGGTTGGATACTCGCCATACTGTTCTTCTTCATTTTCCTTATTGCCCTGGTGATTTATCTATGTGTGCGTGTCATGCGCGAACGAAAGCGTCTGCGTGATTACAAAGCGGCCGGTTTGGCAAATTTCGAAGACGGCGCTGTGGAGCATATAAATCCAGCGCTGACATTAGACGAACAGGCCGATTTATTGCCATATGATCGTGCTTTTGAATTTCCACgtgaaaaacttaaattggGAAAGCAATTGGGTGCCGGCGCCTTTGGTGTGGTGCTAAAAGCTCATGCGGAAGGCATACGACCAGATGAAAAGGAAACCGTAGTGGCTGTGAAAATGGTCAAACGTATTGCTGATAATGAGGTGATGCGTGCACTGGTGACGGAATTAAAGATTTTGGTGCATCTTGGCCCAAATTTGAATGTTGTCAATCTCTTGGGTGCAGTAACCAAAAATATTGCGAAAC gtGAATTAATGGTTATTGTGGAGTACTGTCGTTATGGTAATGTACAAAACTTCTTACTGCGCAATCGTAAACGatttataaatcaaattaaCCCTGAAACGGATAAAATTGATCCAACCATTACTAAACAGAGGTTTTCGGATAATTTCGAGTTAAACCG TGATGGAGTAAGATATGTTAATCTGGCATTTGCAAATCACCAATATGTTAATCATATGAATAATATGAACAATAATTATACGGCAAATAATCGTAGAAACTCCGACGAGGACCCACGCTCCGGCACACGTGCCGGCCGTCCCAATTCCACCGGATATTTGCGTCAATCGGATTTGTACGAAGGCCATGTGGATAGCTGTGCAACGGAGCAGACTGTAATGACCACAATACCGGAGG ACGATGATAATGTCTTATCCAATAATTCTGTGCAACCTGCTTGGCGCTCCAACTACAAACCAGATAGTACAGAAGCCATGACAATTACCACAACACAGCTGGTGAGTTGGGCATTCCAAGTGGCACGCGCCATGGATTATCTGTCATCGCGTAAAGTGTTGCATGGTGATCTGGCGGCTCGTAATATCCTGCTTTGTGAGGATAATGTGGTGAAAATTTGCGATTTTGGCTTAGCACGTTCCATGTATAAGAGTGAGAATTACAAGAAACAAGGCGAAGCGCCGTTGCCTATTAAATGGTTGGCCTTGGAGTCGCTCAGTGATCACATATTTAGCACTTATACTGATGTCTGGTCGTTTGGCATTGTTTTGTGGGAGTTTTTCTCATTGGCCAAAGTACCCTATCCCGGTATGGATCCGAATCAGagcttatatttaaaaataaaagatggTTATCGCATGGAGAAACCGCCATATGCCAATAATGAATTGTATGATATAATGCTGGAGTGTTGGAGTACAAATCCGGAGAGCCGTCCATTATTTAATGTGTTGGAAAAGTATTTCGCACGTATGCTGGGCGAGGATGTGACAAAt CACTATGTTGATTTGAATGACACTTATTTACGCGCGAACATGGATAATGCCAATACCAAGCCAACTGATTATCTGTCGCTAATGGGCTCACCAGACGAAATGGCACCGGCGCCACCACGCTATGTAAACGGCCATATACTGCCTGAAATAC GTATACAGCCATCTACTTCCGACGACTACTTAAATATGAGCATCGAAACTGGTACAACCATTTTCTCACCGACACGTCCCAAAGACTATCAAAATTCAAATGatgatacaaatacaacaacaacttcttTCACCTTCCCAGATAATACAGCACCCACAGCGCCACCAATATCACAACATTCCCCAACCTTAGTGAATAATCTCGATAGTCCAATCAATAAGCATCGCAAGAAAGAGGGCATACAACCGGAGGAGATACCAATGCTGACGGGCACACATCACAATTCCGATGATGGTGGCGACAGTCCAGAGCAAGACCGAAAGTTCGCCAAAAACATATTACAACAACATGTACGTGCTACGCCTACACCGTCGCCACGTCATCACATCGCCGAGACCGAACTCAGCGGCAGCGATAACTATGTGAATGTGAATTCACCGAAAAAGTTGAATAACAATGGTGCGAGAGCAGCGGATGCATTTTCCAATCCCAGTTATCAAATTTTAAAGACTGTTTCAAAGGATGTGGATAATAAATGA